aattacagCCGTCGCTTTTGAACTTTCAACCTGACATCACCACCGTCAACGTTTCGTCCCCTAAACGCGCCTTCTCAAAACGCTATAAAACCAAACCACACCCATTCCCAAACACAAACACGCATCCTTTTACTTCCCATCCTCTCCTTTCCTCTCTGTTTTACTGAATCATTTGGGCGTTGGTTCGCAACCATGGTGCGGTTTAGCAATAATCTGGTTGGGATTCTCAATTTCATAGTCTTTTTGCTTTCTATTCCAATCATCGCTGGTGGGATATGGCTCAGCCGACAGGGGACCTCCGACTGTGAGAAATTTCTCGACACGCCGGTAATTGTCATCGGAGTTTTCCTTCTATTGGTCTCTCTCGCGGGTTTCATCGGCGCCTGCTGCCGTGTCACATGGCTTCTCTGGATCTATCTATTTGTCATGTTCATCCTCATCGTCCTTCTCTTCGTCTTTACCATCTTTGCCTTCGCCGTCACCAACAGAGGCGCCGGTCAAGTCCTGTCCAACAGAGGCTACAAGGAGTACAGGCTGGGCGATTACTCCAACTGGCTGCAGAATCGcgtcaacaacaacaaaaactgGAACAAAATCAGGAGCTGCTTGGTGGACGGCAAGGTTTGTACCGAATTCAACGTTAAATTCGCCCGTGATACCGTCGATCAGTTATACCAAGAGCACTTGTCGTCGATTCAGGTAAATTTCGATTTGGATTTCAGATGTAATGGAAAACCCCCTTCCCTCCGCCCCCCAAATTTAGAATTGATGGTAACAGTAACtaaaatttgtttggttgaTTATGTGCAGTCTGGTTGTTGCAAGCCGGCAGATGAGTGCAATTTCGTGTTCGTGAGGCCAACAGAGTGGACAGTGGGCAGTACCAATTCTACGAATCCAGATTGTGGGCTATGGAATAACGATCCCAGGACGCTGTGCTTCAATTGTTCGTCCTGCAAGGCTGGGGTATTGGACAATTTGAAGAGGAACTGGAAGAAAGTGGCGATTATTAATATTGTGGTGCTGGTGTTTCTCATCATCGTTTACTCCATTGGGTGTTGCGCCTT
This sequence is a window from Cucurbita pepo subsp. pepo cultivar mu-cu-16 chromosome LG04, ASM280686v2, whole genome shotgun sequence. Protein-coding genes within it:
- the LOC111793925 gene encoding tetraspanin-8; its protein translation is MVRFSNNLVGILNFIVFLLSIPIIAGGIWLSRQGTSDCEKFLDTPVIVIGVFLLLVSLAGFIGACCRVTWLLWIYLFVMFILIVLLFVFTIFAFAVTNRGAGQVLSNRGYKEYRLGDYSNWLQNRVNNNKNWNKIRSCLVDGKVCTEFNVKFARDTVDQLYQEHLSSIQSGCCKPADECNFVFVRPTEWTVGSTNSTNPDCGLWNNDPRTLCFNCSSCKAGVLDNLKRNWKKVAIINIVVLVFLIIVYSIGCCAFRNNKEENHYPRWK